From Pongo pygmaeus isolate AG05252 chromosome 1, NHGRI_mPonPyg2-v2.0_pri, whole genome shotgun sequence, one genomic window encodes:
- the LOC134740057 gene encoding SLAM family member 8-like, with amino-acid sequence MAVIRLTGGRLSGQVFYLTVYEPVPHPEILAKSLSITPGLCNITLECRVPGATEDLNVTWESKGLLGELEQRETPGPAPNPWTLAVSLPLSQRNSSLTCVVSNHVHQKAVTLVLGKVCVKEQVHTNRTWLDCCQASYGLLWVSCWYWELGSTF; translated from the exons ATGGCCGTGATCCGCTTAACTGGGGGACGATTATCTGGCCAGGTTTTCTACCTCACTGTCTATG AGCCTGTGCCTCACCCTGAGATCCTGGCAAAGTCACTGTCTATCACACCAGGCTTGTGTAACATCACCCTGGAGTGTAGAGTTCCAGGGGCCACAGAGGACCTGAATGTGACTTGGGAGAGCAAGGGCCTCCTTGGAGAGCTGGAGCAGAGAGAAACACCAGGACCAGCCCCCAACCCCTGGACCCTGGCTGTGAGCCTGCCCCTGAGCCAGCGGAACAGCAGTCTCACCTGTGTGGTCAGCAACCACGTGCATCAGAAAGCTGTTACCTTAGTCCTTGGGAAAGTCTGTGTCAAG GAACAGGTTCACACAAACAGGACATGGCTAGACTGCTGCCAGGCATCCTACGGGCTGTTGTGGGTGTCCTGTTGGTACTGGGAGCTGGGCTCTACCTtttga